One Campylobacter lari DNA segment encodes these proteins:
- the lolA gene encoding LolA-like outer membrane lipoprotein chaperone translates to MKYFIFLMIFACNIFAFDINFKNFSSDFEQKVQSNNSSLNYKGNFIITQNKAFWNYTKPNKKQIYINHKEVVIIEPELEQAIYTQLQNLPNLQAIFKNAKLISHENYEAKYENITYNIKLENSSLNSISYKDELGNLVSIYFYNQKFDQNINENIFIPKIPSHFDIIQ, encoded by the coding sequence ATGAAATATTTTATATTTTTAATGATATTTGCTTGTAATATTTTTGCTTTTGATATAAATTTTAAAAATTTTAGCAGTGATTTTGAGCAAAAAGTGCAAAGTAATAATTCTTCGCTAAATTACAAAGGAAATTTTATCATTACTCAAAATAAAGCTTTTTGGAATTACACTAAGCCAAATAAAAAGCAAATTTATATCAATCATAAAGAAGTTGTTATCATAGAACCTGAATTAGAACAAGCCATTTATACTCAATTGCAAAATTTACCAAATCTTCAAGCAATTTTTAAAAATGCAAAATTAATATCTCATGAAAATTATGAAGCAAAATACGAAAATATCACATATAATATCAAACTAGAAAATAGTAGTCTTAATAGTATTTCTTATAAAGATGAATTGGGAAATTTAGTCAGTATTTATTTTTACAACCAAAAATTTGATCAAAATATTAACGAAAATATTTTTATACCAAAAATCCCAAGCCATTTTGATATAATCCAATAA
- the secA gene encoding preprotein translocase subunit SecA translates to MFSSVFKAIFGTKNDREVKKYLKRVAQINALESKYQNLSDDELKQNFIDFKTQIQKEEKTLDQILNDVFAIVREVGKRTLNMRHFDVQLIGGMVLHEGKIAEMKTGEGKTLVATLPVVLNAMSGKGVHVVTVNDYLAKRDAEQMSAIYNFLGFSVGVILSEQNSDEAHKKAYECDITYGTNNEFGFDYLRDNMKFSKLEKVQREHNFVIVDEVDSILIDEARTPLIISGPTNRTLDGYIKANEVAKQMQKGQAAATPQELPSGDFVVDEKNRTIVITEAGISKAEKLFGVENLYSLDNAILAHQLDQALKAHNLFEKDVHYVLRDKEVVIVDEFTGRLSEGRRFSDGLHQALEAKEGVKIQEESQTLADITFQNYFRMYKKLAGMTGTAQTEATEFSQIYNLDVVSIPTNIPVARIDKDDLIYKTQEEKFKAVIEEIKKANAKGQPVLVGTASIERSEVFHNMLIKERIPHHVLNAKNHEQEALIIQDAGKKGAVTIATNMAGRGVDIKIDDEIRALGGLYIIGTERHESRRIDNQLRGRAGRQGDPGVSRFYLSLEDNLLRIFGGDRIKNIMERLGIEEGEHIESRIVTRAVENAQKKVESLHFESRKHLLEYDDVANEQRKTIYNYRNELLDEEFDLQDKILKNIAEYSNHLVSQIYLNAELEDDVKHFESLKQKVNYECNLELSEADFKDLGVIEVENKLSEILEKAYKDKMSIIEDKEARRIERILYLQILDNLWREHLYQMDILKTGIGLRSYNQKDPLVEYKKESYNLFMELVERVKFDSLKLLFNVVFTPKEAQNFEEKSHEQNEQFLANTTESGVDENGEAQITKVPRNSPCPCGSGKKYKECHGKSGPKKGILA, encoded by the coding sequence ATGTTTTCTAGTGTATTTAAAGCAATATTTGGCACAAAAAACGATCGAGAAGTAAAAAAATATTTAAAGAGAGTTGCGCAAATTAATGCTTTAGAGTCAAAATACCAAAATTTAAGCGATGATGAATTAAAACAAAATTTTATAGATTTTAAAACACAAATTCAAAAAGAAGAAAAAACTTTAGATCAAATACTAAATGATGTTTTTGCAATAGTTAGGGAAGTAGGAAAAAGAACGCTTAATATGCGTCATTTTGATGTGCAATTAATCGGTGGTATGGTTTTACATGAAGGAAAAATCGCTGAAATGAAAACTGGGGAAGGTAAAACCTTGGTTGCAACTTTACCTGTTGTATTAAATGCTATGAGCGGTAAGGGTGTGCATGTAGTTACTGTAAATGATTATTTGGCTAAAAGAGATGCAGAGCAAATGAGTGCTATTTATAATTTTTTAGGTTTTAGTGTGGGAGTAATACTTTCAGAACAAAATAGCGATGAGGCACATAAAAAAGCTTATGAGTGCGATATAACTTATGGTACAAATAATGAATTTGGCTTTGATTATTTGCGCGATAATATGAAATTTTCAAAGCTTGAGAAAGTACAAAGGGAACATAATTTTGTTATAGTTGATGAAGTAGATAGTATTTTAATAGATGAAGCAAGAACTCCACTTATTATAAGCGGGCCTACAAATAGAACTTTAGATGGTTATATTAAAGCAAATGAAGTAGCAAAACAAATGCAAAAAGGCCAAGCAGCTGCTACTCCTCAAGAATTACCAAGTGGTGATTTTGTTGTTGATGAGAAAAATAGAACTATTGTGATCACAGAGGCTGGAATTTCTAAGGCTGAAAAATTATTTGGAGTGGAAAATTTATATAGCTTAGATAATGCAATATTAGCCCATCAGCTTGATCAGGCTTTAAAAGCACATAATTTATTTGAAAAAGATGTGCATTATGTATTAAGAGATAAAGAAGTTGTAATTGTTGATGAATTTACGGGAAGATTAAGCGAAGGAAGACGCTTTAGCGATGGCTTGCACCAAGCATTAGAGGCTAAAGAAGGGGTTAAAATTCAAGAAGAGAGTCAAACTTTAGCAGATATTACTTTCCAAAATTATTTTAGAATGTATAAAAAATTAGCAGGTATGACAGGTACTGCACAAACTGAGGCAACAGAATTTTCTCAAATTTATAATTTAGATGTGGTTTCCATACCTACAAATATACCGGTTGCAAGAATAGATAAAGATGATTTGATTTATAAAACTCAAGAAGAAAAATTTAAAGCAGTTATTGAAGAGATAAAAAAAGCCAACGCAAAAGGTCAACCGGTTTTAGTAGGGACTGCAAGTATTGAAAGAAGTGAAGTATTTCATAATATGCTTATAAAAGAACGCATTCCTCATCATGTGCTTAATGCTAAAAATCACGAGCAAGAAGCTTTAATTATCCAAGATGCGGGTAAAAAAGGCGCAGTAACTATAGCTACTAATATGGCAGGCCGTGGGGTTGATATAAAAATAGATGATGAAATAAGAGCTTTAGGAGGGCTTTATATTATAGGAACTGAGCGCCATGAAAGCAGAAGAATAGACAATCAACTTCGTGGGCGTGCAGGACGTCAAGGTGATCCTGGTGTAAGTAGATTTTATTTAAGTTTAGAGGATAATCTTTTGAGAATTTTTGGTGGCGATCGCATTAAAAATATTATGGAAAGATTGGGCATAGAAGAGGGTGAGCATATAGAAAGTCGTATTGTTACAAGAGCTGTTGAAAATGCACAAAAAAAAGTTGAAAGCTTACATTTTGAAAGCAGAAAACATTTGCTTGAATATGATGATGTGGCTAATGAGCAAAGAAAGACTATTTATAATTATAGAAATGAATTGTTAGATGAAGAATTTGACTTGCAAGATAAAATTTTAAAAAATATTGCTGAATATAGCAATCACTTGGTAAGTCAAATTTATTTAAATGCAGAGCTTGAAGATGATGTTAAGCATTTTGAAAGTTTAAAACAAAAAGTAAATTATGAATGCAATCTTGAGCTTAGCGAAGCTGATTTTAAAGATTTGGGTGTAATTGAAGTAGAAAATAAATTAAGCGAAATTTTAGAAAAAGCTTATAAAGACAAAATGAGCATTATTGAAGATAAAGAAGCTAGAAGAATTGAAAGAATTTTATACCTTCAAATTTTAGATAATCTATGGAGGGAGCATTTATACCAAATGGATATTTTAAAAACTGGTATAGGTTTAAGAAGTTATAACCAAAAAGATCCTTTGGTGGAATATAAAAAAGAAAGCTATAATCTTTTCATGGAGCTTGTTGAGCGTGTTAAATTTGATAGTTTAAAATTGCTATTTAACGTAGTCTTTACTCCAAAAGAAGCACAAAATTTTGAAGAAAAAAGCCATGAACAAAATGAGCAGTTTTTAGCTAATACCACAGAAAGTGGTGTTGATGAAAATGGTGAAGCACAAATTACTAAAGTACCTAGAAATTCACCTTGTCCTTGTGGTAGTGGTAAAAAATATAAAGAATGCCATGGTAAAAGTGGTCCTAAAAAAGGTATTTTAGCTTAA
- a CDS encoding sigma-54-dependent transcriptional regulator produces MNLVIVEDDINMRKSLEIALSEYEEFTIKSYKSATEALKKLNDDVDLIITDINMPGMDGIEFVQACENKYDFIIITGNATLNRAIEAVRLGVKDFLVKPFDINTLVTAIKRAKIIQEKTSKKTNKKTIKKEENQDFYGTSKALEDCLKLATKAAKTDASVLFFGESGVGKEVFANFVHKNSKRAQKPFVAINMAAIPSNLIESELFGFEKGAFTDANTTKIGLFELANEGTLFLDEIGEMPYEIQAKLLRALQEKEITRLGSTKSIKIDVRIISATNAHIEKKIADNEFRQDLYYRLNTIPINIPPLRERQEEILQIAQKVLLDTCKEYDFNEKTLSQEAQDVLLTYDFPGNIRELISIIQRACILSENDEISAQDLFLESRKSKDIKNLEKELILEALKNSQDITEAAKLIGMSEKIFSEKMKKYNIT; encoded by the coding sequence ATGAATTTGGTTATAGTCGAAGATGATATAAATATGAGAAAATCACTCGAAATCGCTTTGAGTGAGTATGAAGAATTTACTATAAAATCTTATAAATCAGCAACTGAAGCTTTAAAGAAACTAAATGATGATGTTGATTTGATTATTACAGATATTAATATGCCAGGTATGGATGGTATTGAATTTGTGCAAGCTTGTGAGAATAAATATGATTTTATTATTATTACAGGTAATGCAACACTAAATCGCGCTATAGAAGCAGTAAGACTTGGTGTAAAAGATTTTTTGGTAAAACCATTTGATATTAATACTTTAGTTACCGCAATAAAACGCGCAAAAATAATTCAAGAAAAGACTTCTAAAAAAACAAATAAAAAGACTATCAAAAAAGAAGAAAATCAAGATTTTTATGGCACTTCTAAGGCTTTGGAAGATTGTTTAAAATTAGCTACTAAAGCTGCCAAAACAGATGCAAGTGTGCTTTTTTTTGGAGAAAGTGGGGTAGGTAAAGAAGTTTTTGCAAATTTTGTGCATAAAAATTCAAAAAGAGCACAAAAGCCTTTTGTAGCAATTAATATGGCAGCAATTCCATCAAATTTGATAGAAAGTGAGCTTTTTGGTTTTGAAAAAGGTGCATTTACTGATGCTAATACTACTAAAATAGGATTATTTGAGCTTGCTAATGAAGGTACTTTGTTTTTAGATGAAATAGGTGAAATGCCTTATGAAATTCAAGCAAAATTATTAAGAGCCTTGCAAGAAAAAGAAATTACAAGATTAGGAAGTACTAAAAGTATAAAGATTGATGTGAGAATTATCAGTGCAACTAATGCTCATATAGAAAAAAAGATTGCAGATAATGAGTTTAGACAAGATTTATATTATAGACTTAATACTATTCCTATTAATATACCACCACTAAGAGAGCGTCAAGAAGAAATTTTGCAAATTGCACAAAAGGTCTTGCTTGATACGTGTAAAGAATATGATTTTAATGAAAAAACTTTAAGTCAAGAAGCACAAGATGTTTTACTGACTTATGATTTTCCAGGTAATATTAGGGAATTGATTTCTATTATACAAAGAGCTTGTATTTTAAGTGAAAATGATGAGATTAGTGCTCAAGATTTATTTTTAGAAAGTAGAAAAAGTAAAGATATTAAAAATCTTGAAAAAGAATTGATTTTAGAAGCTTTAAAAAATTCACAAGATATTACAGAAGCAGCTAAGCTTATAGGGATGAGTGAGAAAATTTTTAGCGAAAAAATGAAAAAATACAATATTACTTAA
- a CDS encoding aspartate-semialdehyde dehydrogenase, which yields MKKIAIVGATGAVGEELLNVLDELDFPVESILPLASAKSAGTEVEFRGKSYKVKELTPSVFKENPVDIAFFSAGGNISAEYAKYAVECGAVVIDNTSHFRMDENIPLVVPECNSEDIKDWEKTGIIANPNCSTIQMVHVLKPLDDVFNLKRVDVSTYQAASGAGKEGMEELVQGMQSFFAFKLDEFEAKTFPYTLALNLIPQIDVFSDNGYTKEELKMVNETQKILHKKLEISATCVRVPVLRSHSEAITMHFEKDVDIAKVREILSKAPSVVVIDDVENKKYPMPLFTSDTNETYVGRIRRDINHKNILHLWCVADQIRVGAATNAVRIAQKWLELV from the coding sequence ATGAAAAAAATAGCTATTGTAGGTGCAACAGGAGCAGTTGGTGAAGAACTTTTAAATGTCTTAGATGAGCTTGATTTTCCAGTTGAAAGTATTTTGCCATTAGCAAGTGCAAAAAGTGCAGGTACTGAAGTAGAATTTAGAGGTAAAAGCTATAAAGTAAAAGAATTAACTCCAAGTGTTTTTAAAGAAAATCCTGTAGATATTGCTTTTTTTAGTGCTGGAGGAAATATAAGTGCTGAGTATGCAAAATACGCAGTAGAATGTGGTGCTGTGGTAATTGATAATACAAGTCATTTTAGAATGGATGAGAATATTCCTTTGGTAGTTCCTGAATGTAATAGTGAAGATATTAAAGATTGGGAAAAAACAGGGATTATTGCTAATCCAAATTGCTCTACTATACAAATGGTGCATGTTTTAAAACCACTTGATGATGTATTTAATCTAAAAAGAGTAGATGTGAGCACTTATCAAGCAGCAAGTGGTGCGGGTAAAGAAGGTATGGAGGAATTAGTTCAAGGAATGCAAAGTTTTTTTGCTTTTAAACTAGATGAATTTGAAGCAAAAACTTTTCCATACACTCTGGCTTTAAATTTGATTCCTCAAATTGATGTTTTTAGTGACAATGGCTACACTAAAGAAGAATTAAAAATGGTGAATGAAACGCAAAAAATATTACATAAAAAACTTGAAATTTCAGCAACTTGCGTAAGAGTCCCTGTGCTTAGAAGTCATAGTGAAGCCATTACTATGCATTTTGAAAAAGATGTTGATATTGCTAAGGTTAGAGAGATACTTTCTAAAGCACCAAGTGTTGTTGTGATTGATGATGTAGAAAATAAAAAATATCCTATGCCGCTTTTTACAAGTGATACTAATGAAACTTATGTAGGAAGAATAAGACGTGATATTAATCATAAAAACATTTTGCACTTATGGTGTGTGGCTGATCAAATTCGTGTAGGAGCTGCTACAAATGCAGTGCGTATTGCACAAAAATGGCTAGAGTTAGTTTAA
- a CDS encoding YqhA family protein, producing the protein MLERFFENLLVKSRLVTILPVIFGLIGAFVLFFIASYDVIKVLKYVFEYFMLPNSTVDLHEDIVGLIIGAVDLYLMALVLFIFSFGIYELFISEIEDFKQTKQSKVLEVHSLDQLKDKLAKVIIMVLVVNFFQRILQMQLNTVLDMTYLAGSILALCVGLYFLHKSDH; encoded by the coding sequence ATGCTAGAAAGATTTTTTGAGAATTTATTAGTTAAAAGTCGTTTGGTTACTATTTTACCTGTAATTTTTGGTTTAATAGGGGCTTTTGTTTTATTTTTTATCGCAAGTTATGATGTGATTAAAGTTTTAAAATATGTATTTGAATACTTTATGTTGCCAAATTCTACGGTGGATTTGCATGAAGATATTGTTGGTTTGATCATAGGAGCTGTGGATTTATATTTAATGGCTTTGGTTTTATTTATTTTTTCTTTTGGAATTTATGAGCTTTTTATTAGTGAAATAGAGGATTTTAAACAAACAAAGCAGTCAAAAGTTTTAGAAGTGCATAGTTTGGATCAGTTAAAAGATAAGCTTGCAAAAGTAATTATCATGGTTTTAGTTGTAAATTTTTTCCAAAGAATTTTACAAATGCAACTTAATACAGTTTTGGATATGACTTATTTGGCAGGTTCTATTTTGGCTCTTTGTGTAGGACTTTATTTCTTACATAAAAGTGATCATTAA
- the hemE gene encoding uroporphyrinogen decarboxylase: MIFIDACFKKSTPYTPVWMMRQAGRYLPEYMEVRASAGDFLSLCKDYQKASEVTLQPVDILGVDAAIIFSDILVVPLEMGMDLKFEKGEGPVFSNPIKTKEDLERLDVEKSIKNLSYVYDALALTREKLPQDKALIGFCGSPWTIATYMIEGSGSKNYAKCKKLVYQNPEFLHQILSKLTLALKHYVQEQIKAGANAIQIFDSWASALEKEMFFEFSFKYMLEIANFIKEKYPHIPVILFPKGVSGFLDGINGNFDVFGVDWSTPLELAKEKLGAKYTLQGNMEPCRLYDKKAIEQGVDKILNIMQDSTHIFNLGHGILPDIPVENAKYFIKLVQEKSQK, translated from the coding sequence ATGATTTTTATTGATGCGTGTTTTAAAAAATCAACCCCTTATACTCCAGTTTGGATGATGCGTCAAGCAGGAAGATATCTGCCTGAATACATGGAAGTTAGAGCAAGCGCTGGAGATTTTTTATCACTTTGTAAGGACTATCAAAAAGCAAGTGAAGTTACCTTACAACCAGTAGATATTTTGGGTGTTGATGCAGCTATTATTTTTTCAGATATTTTGGTGGTGCCTTTAGAAATGGGCATGGATTTAAAATTTGAAAAAGGTGAAGGACCGGTATTTTCAAATCCTATTAAAACCAAGGAAGATTTGGAAAGATTAGATGTTGAAAAAAGTATTAAAAATCTTTCTTATGTTTATGATGCATTAGCGCTTACTAGAGAAAAACTTCCACAAGATAAAGCTTTGATTGGTTTTTGTGGAAGTCCTTGGACTATTGCTACTTATATGATAGAGGGTAGCGGTAGTAAAAATTATGCAAAATGCAAAAAATTAGTTTATCAAAATCCTGAATTTTTACATCAAATTTTATCTAAACTTACTTTAGCTTTAAAGCATTATGTTCAAGAGCAAATTAAAGCAGGAGCTAATGCTATACAAATATTTGATAGTTGGGCAAGTGCTTTAGAAAAAGAAATGTTTTTTGAGTTTTCTTTTAAATACATGCTTGAAATTGCTAATTTTATTAAAGAAAAATATCCGCATATTCCCGTGATTTTATTTCCTAAAGGTGTTAGTGGATTTTTGGATGGTATAAATGGAAATTTTGATGTTTTTGGTGTAGATTGGAGTACGCCTTTAGAATTGGCAAAAGAAAAGCTAGGCGCTAAATATACTTTACAGGGTAATATGGAGCCTTGTAGATTGTATGATAAAAAAGCTATTGAGCAGGGTGTAGATAAAATTTTAAATATCATGCAAGATAGTACGCATATTTTCAACCTAGGACATGGTATTTTGCCTGATATTCCCGTTGAAAATGCTAAATATTTTATCAAGCTAGTTCAAGAGAAATCACAAAAGTGA
- a CDS encoding radical SAM protein, translating to MNKITFGPISSRRFGLSLGIDLSPNQKQCNFDCVYCELQAAKPVEKSLIYPKIQDILEQVKQSLASDVKFDFLTLTANGEPSLYPHLKELVCELNKIKQDKKLLILSNGSGVLNPNAYNALLDIDVVKFSLDSAKEKTFYRIDKALKQIKLETMIDKMIAFREKFLGELVMEVLVVQGLNDNKEEMLALNEVFGKIKPLRVDFSTIDRPPAYPVKGVSMEKLEELSMYINSTPVVLAKHYYKGKKIDFNTQELLKMLQLRAQSEFDIENKFSQYSKDILEKLLKEQKIIVKNLAGVKFYKKI from the coding sequence GTGAATAAAATTACCTTTGGACCTATAAGCTCAAGAAGATTTGGACTTTCTTTAGGGATTGATTTAAGTCCAAATCAAAAACAATGTAATTTTGACTGTGTGTATTGTGAATTACAAGCTGCAAAACCCGTGGAAAAATCTTTAATATATCCAAAAATTCAAGATATCTTAGAACAGGTAAAGCAATCTTTAGCTAGCGATGTGAAATTTGACTTTCTCACATTAACTGCAAATGGTGAACCTAGTTTATATCCTCATTTGAAAGAATTAGTTTGTGAGTTAAATAAAATAAAACAAGATAAAAAACTTTTGATTTTAAGTAATGGCAGTGGTGTATTAAATCCAAATGCATACAATGCTTTATTGGATATTGATGTGGTTAAATTTAGTCTTGATAGTGCTAAAGAAAAAACATTTTATAGAATAGATAAAGCTCTAAAACAAATTAAACTTGAAACAATGATTGATAAAATGATTGCTTTTAGGGAAAAATTTCTAGGCGAGCTTGTTATGGAAGTTTTAGTTGTACAAGGCTTAAATGACAATAAAGAAGAAATGTTAGCTTTAAATGAAGTATTTGGCAAAATAAAGCCATTAAGAGTAGATTTTAGCACTATCGATAGACCTCCAGCTTATCCTGTTAAAGGTGTATCTATGGAAAAATTAGAAGAATTAAGTATGTATATTAATAGCACCCCTGTTGTGCTTGCTAAGCATTATTATAAAGGTAAAAAAATTGATTTTAATACTCAAGAGCTTTTAAAAATGTTGCAACTTAGAGCTCAAAGTGAATTTGATATAGAAAACAAATTTAGTCAATATAGCAAAGATATATTAGAAAAGCTACTTAAGGAGCAAAAAATTATTGTAAAAAATCTAGCTGGAGTAAAATTTTATAAAAAAATATAA
- a CDS encoding tetratricopeptide repeat protein has translation MAEEVTLKEQDTQEKNFSNIDENPGVEEQAIPPGMIPPELEEEESTFQRVEEEPQTTQPEEKKKLFDKKFIILISTLGGLALILLIVLILLIVFKEDKQAILNTQVLDDNTSSSITKVKQSALDLVVQKANLLYEKGDVESALELYNNINIFNQSLSSYNLGVAQMKQKDYTSAIENFKQSLDLGEHRVAAAINIAVCYYYIGNKSSFQHYIGLAKVYLPQESNSSLYYYYQGLINYYQGFYPESLQMFSKVNNQSYKDESYYISGKIYSLLQSEKNAIDFLQKQEEYNADLPLGLLYAKNSQYVKAKEYLEKSSKNDLHKQRSQVALALVELKMGEYESGSQILKALYIKDKDIGSKYYKIKTRLKRNLSNIDIAQQSFAKRLIIGKQQIYDLLFYFSPYRVFDVKQSMELITKADLGNFLQGYEYENELLVKSKALSGVNIELSHAIDLAFNYHLREANQEFKNLSEIYHAHDVIHYNLALTYAQLQDYNNAYKHFSTAYHLNPKNYIAGIFAIYCMDLAKKDYTKLANELLENLQADNSIDQNHNIFKYLLHLAKNDFTAIIPYLDNLPNSGGTPLELMFAIIAANGNNLETLRNQKIKELKDLLNEDIISNILYFNSKNMNLDIKEYAKQAQMYFLTAKLDYDSLFGGAGIVKDSYVTLMQITGLLNHVRNDIKKRLSNSNKNSIGLIFALAYVDVFAKEYQEAYTLYNILIDDYKIKDAQTLFLAAVAAIGSNNPNSAIALLELARLENEETLEARLALGLLYHEVQNLEPAMFQYEKVGNNFESKFFTFDIKN, from the coding sequence ATGGCCGAAGAAGTAACACTTAAAGAGCAAGACACTCAAGAAAAAAACTTTTCAAATATCGATGAAAATCCAGGAGTGGAAGAACAAGCTATCCCTCCTGGGATGATACCTCCTGAATTAGAGGAAGAGGAAAGTACTTTTCAAAGGGTAGAAGAAGAACCACAAACAACACAACCTGAAGAGAAAAAAAAGCTTTTTGATAAAAAATTTATTATTTTAATTTCTACACTTGGAGGACTTGCTTTAATATTACTTATAGTTTTAATCTTACTCATAGTTTTCAAAGAAGATAAACAAGCTATTTTAAATACTCAAGTCCTAGATGATAATACTAGCTCAAGTATCACCAAAGTAAAACAATCAGCATTAGATCTTGTAGTACAAAAAGCTAATTTGTTATATGAAAAAGGTGATGTAGAAAGTGCTCTAGAACTTTACAATAATATCAATATTTTTAATCAATCCTTATCTAGCTATAATCTTGGTGTAGCTCAAATGAAACAAAAAGATTATACTAGCGCAATTGAAAACTTTAAACAATCATTGGATTTGGGTGAACATAGAGTTGCCGCAGCTATTAATATTGCAGTATGTTATTATTATATTGGCAACAAATCAAGTTTTCAGCATTATATTGGTTTAGCCAAAGTTTACCTTCCTCAAGAGTCAAATTCTTCATTGTATTATTATTATCAAGGATTAATTAATTATTATCAAGGATTTTACCCAGAATCCTTGCAAATGTTTTCAAAAGTAAACAATCAGTCTTATAAAGATGAGTCTTATTACATTAGTGGCAAGATTTATTCTCTTTTGCAATCTGAAAAAAATGCTATTGATTTTTTACAAAAACAAGAAGAATATAATGCAGATCTTCCCTTAGGGTTACTATACGCAAAAAACAGTCAATATGTGAAAGCAAAAGAATACCTTGAAAAATCTAGCAAAAATGACTTACATAAACAAAGAAGTCAAGTTGCTTTAGCTTTGGTTGAGCTAAAAATGGGTGAATACGAAAGTGGATCTCAAATTTTAAAAGCCTTATATATAAAAGATAAAGATATTGGATCAAAATACTATAAAATAAAAACAAGACTAAAAAGAAATTTATCTAATATTGATATAGCTCAACAAAGTTTTGCAAAAAGATTAATCATAGGAAAACAACAAATATATGATTTATTGTTTTATTTTTCACCTTATCGTGTTTTTGATGTAAAACAAAGCATGGAGCTTATAACAAAAGCTGATTTGGGAAATTTTTTACAAGGCTATGAATATGAAAACGAGTTACTTGTTAAAAGTAAAGCTCTATCGGGAGTTAATATAGAATTATCTCATGCTATAGATTTAGCTTTTAACTATCACTTAAGAGAAGCAAATCAAGAATTTAAAAATTTAAGCGAAATTTATCATGCACATGATGTAATCCATTATAATCTTGCTCTAACTTATGCACAATTACAAGATTACAATAACGCTTATAAGCATTTTTCAACTGCTTATCATTTAAATCCAAAAAACTATATTGCAGGAATCTTTGCTATATATTGTATGGATTTAGCAAAAAAAGACTATACCAAGCTAGCTAATGAACTTTTGGAAAATTTACAAGCAGATAATAGCATTGATCAAAATCATAACATATTTAAATATCTACTACACTTAGCTAAGAATGATTTTACTGCAATAATTCCTTACTTAGATAATCTTCCAAATTCAGGTGGCACTCCTTTGGAGTTAATGTTTGCCATCATAGCTGCTAATGGTAATAATCTGGAAACTTTAAGAAATCAAAAAATTAAAGAATTAAAAGACTTGTTAAATGAAGATATTATTAGCAATATTTTATATTTTAACTCCAAAAATATGAATCTTGATATTAAAGAATACGCCAAACAAGCACAGATGTATTTTCTAACTGCCAAACTTGATTATGATTCTTTATTCGGTGGTGCTGGTATAGTTAAAGACAGCTATGTGACACTTATGCAAATCACAGGCTTACTTAACCATGTTAGAAATGACATAAAAAAAAGACTTTCCAATAGCAATAAAAACTCTATAGGACTAATCTTTGCATTAGCTTATGTAGATGTATTTGCAAAAGAATACCAAGAAGCATATACACTTTATAATATTTTAATAGATGATTATAAGATCAAAGATGCTCAAACTTTATTTTTAGCTGCAGTTGCAGCAATAGGTTCAAACAATCCAAATTCAGCTATAGCTTTACTTGAACTAGCAAGATTGGAAAACGAAGAAACCTTAGAAGCAAGGCTTGCTTTGGGACTTTTATACCATGAAGTGCAAAACCTAGAACCTGCTATGTTTCAATATGAAAAAGTAGGTAATAATTTTGAAAGCAAATTCTTTACTTTTGATATTAAAAACTAG